The DNA window CAACGTGTAGATAATCCACTGTGCCAGTACTTTCCGCATGATGGGAACTCCTTTCCCTGCCACGAATGTTCTTCTGAGTGCTATACGTGGGTCAGGCGTATCGGTTTCGGCTCTCTGCTCCCTGAAAGTTGGGAGATGTCCGCAAAGGTCGCTTTGCTGATTGGTCAGAATATTTCCAGAGCCATCTGATCGAGGCGGCGGATCTCACTGAAGCCCCGCCTCTTCAGTGCTTCCAGGGCTGCAGTATGACTCGCTGGCACCGTACAGGCAACTCGCGTGCCGGCCCACGGGCGCAGCCGACGCAGCGCTTCGTCCACCAGCGCGCTTTCCAGGCTGCCGCGTTCAGATGGGGCGACGAGCAGACGCAAGCGCTGCACTCCGCCCGATGTGGCGCTCACACTCAGGCTGGCTACGATATCGCGACCCTCTCTCTCCACAACCAACCTCCAGTGACCACCACCGGTCAGCCAGTCGCCCAGAGCCTCCAGGATGCCACTTCCCCAAGGACGGCGGAATGCCCTTGGCGAGACCGGATGATATTTACGAAACGAGGGAGAGGTAGTAGTCAAATACAAGTCGTACAACTGCTGCCAGTCGCCCGCCCGCTCTGGGCGCAGAACGGTGCTGGCGGGGAATTCGGGCTTTGTTTCCATAGCCGGTATCTGGCCG is part of the Chloroflexota bacterium genome and encodes:
- a CDS encoding GNAT family N-acetyltransferase, with translation MITHRITGASKSDGLRALDLSRDLRPLADLIEFAFGAELDQTGNQITREIRSLAPLGPILSVFNLLNAPLSDMLNGFVWVEDRRLVGNVTVTLQRRGVWMISNVAVYPEHRGRGIARQLMEAALNLIEERGGHTVLLQVRSDNQAAQALYRHLGFTCYETTVDLSGQIPAMETKPEFPASTVLRPERAGDWQQLYDLYLTTTSPSFRKYHPVSPRAFRRPWGSGILEALGDWLTGGGHWRLVVEREGRDIVASLSVSATSGGVQRLRLLVAPSERGSLESALVDEALRRLRPWAGTRVACTVPASHTAALEALKRRGFSEIRRLDQMALEIF